Genomic DNA from Diorhabda carinulata isolate Delta chromosome 10, icDioCari1.1, whole genome shotgun sequence:
ACGTCATATTGACATAATGTAATGTTTAGATACATTCAAAATTCTCAGTGAAGATGAAAATTCTTTCAAACCAAATACCATTTAAAATTCTCAGTATTATCAAAAATCATATAATATCTTACAGAAATTACGCATTGATAAAACGACGAACAAAAGAAACCAACAGTAAATTTTCCCAGTACATCATTTTGAGAGCTAATAAAGATGATTTTCCAGCTATACTGAAAGTCATGCATGAGACCTTCTACAACCAGGAACCCACATGTTTCTCTATTGGTATGTTATTATTTGGTAAAGAatctatatttcttttttgtaactCTAACAACTAAACAAAACTATCAAACCGAAAAGTCACTTATTTTTGTAGATTTACAAGTGATATTTAAATCACTTTTCCTATCAATTCATTATTTGGTCTCTTCTCAACACCAATTGTCATTCTCAAATGAGGCTGATTTGATCAATTTctcattatcatttttggaaaCTCTGTTTTTATGTTGAGTACTCATAGGATATCTATTCTCTTGTACAGTTAAAAAAACCAAATCAATGTATAGGTCTGAAACATAATTCCATAATGGACGAAACTGCACTGCAAAAAATGTCCGAGGGAATAACTGTCGTTGCCAGATGTAAAAACAACGGTTGTGTAGTAGGAGCCGCAATTAATGAATCGACAAACCCTTGGGATCcagatttgaaagaaaaattggcTTGTAGCGTTCAATGTCCAAAAATGAAACACTATCTTCTTTTTCAGGTGAGTTTTTTACACATTATGGTAATAAAATAACCATGATAAATCTATATCAAAACATTGTTAGTTTGTAATCCAACATTGAGCAAGCTCTTTTAGTCCTGGTTTTACTTCATTATTCGGCAGTGCCAGGAGTTTATACACTCCAACTCGACGTTTTACTTGAATTTCGGTTAATTCGTGCCGCGccaatcaaattttgcagaTTTAAAATAGCGATGTGTTGTATGTTTAAAAGGACCATGGGAGTCCGATAATCAGCGACTGCTGGTATTGAGTTGTTCACCTTTTAACCCACGAAAGTAGATGATCTCAGCACTAACGATCTTCAAGCCTCAAATTTCCATTATTGAAACGGTTAAACCAATACTGTGTCGCTTGCTCATAAATTAGGTTGACATTCAAACTTACATATTAGACCAGGCAAACTCGACCAAAAGTTCCG
This window encodes:
- the LOC130898483 gene encoding uncharacterized protein LOC130898483, translated to MKILSNQIPFKILSIIKNHIISYRNYALIKRRTKETNSKFSQYIILRANKDDFPAILKVMHETFYNQEPTCFSIGLKHNSIMDETALQKMSEGITVVARCKNNGCVVGAAINESTNPWDPDLKEKLACSVQCPKMKHYLLFQAHVQRSPKLWDCFHVQKIFEISNIFAKGEMKDPQLMTKLIQESRSLAADCGYKVVRVNASTPTIASICESLNMKLAAEIPFCSYLGKNLEPIFNPPHPFESVKIYVDESPQKHLIQTKRKK